The following are from one region of the Knoellia sp. p5-6-4 genome:
- a CDS encoding ABC transporter ATP-binding protein: MSGVLGARGLVLDYGRRPALRGVDLRVEPGEVLAVTGRSGSGKSSLLLCLAGVLVPDAGAVRWGDRVVSSLPERERSALRRSEFGVLFQYGQLVSELTALDNVALPLLLGGAPRPSAEEVARSWLDRFGVAALAGARPREMSGGQAQLVAVARALVTEPAVLFADEPTGALDSLAGEDVMAALIETARDQGTSVVLVTHDARVAAYGDRDVEVRDGVVLDDSVPAGDAVHTLGEGS, encoded by the coding sequence ATGAGCGGAGTGCTGGGCGCTAGGGGACTGGTGCTCGACTACGGGCGCCGGCCGGCGTTGCGGGGGGTCGACCTGCGGGTGGAGCCGGGGGAGGTGCTCGCCGTGACCGGGCGGTCGGGATCGGGCAAGTCCTCACTGCTGCTGTGCCTCGCCGGGGTGCTCGTGCCGGACGCCGGGGCGGTGCGCTGGGGCGACCGCGTCGTCAGCTCGTTGCCTGAAAGGGAGCGCTCGGCGCTGCGGCGTTCTGAGTTCGGGGTCCTGTTCCAGTACGGCCAGCTCGTCTCGGAGCTGACCGCCCTCGACAACGTCGCGCTCCCACTGCTGCTCGGCGGGGCGCCGCGGCCGTCTGCCGAGGAGGTGGCGCGCTCGTGGTTGGACCGGTTCGGGGTGGCCGCCCTGGCAGGGGCACGGCCGCGCGAGATGTCCGGCGGGCAGGCGCAGCTCGTCGCCGTGGCGCGCGCGCTCGTCACCGAGCCGGCCGTCCTGTTCGCCGACGAGCCGACCGGAGCCCTGGACTCGCTGGCCGGGGAGGACGTGATGGCGGCGCTCATCGAGACCGCCCGCGACCAGGGCACGAGCGTCGTGCTCGTCACCCACGACGCACGGGTGGCGGCGTACGGCGACCGCGACGTCGAGGTTCGCGACGGTGTCGTCCTCGACGACAGCGTGCCTGCCGGGGATGCCGTCCACACCCTCGGGGAGGGCTCGTGA
- a CDS encoding PadR family transcriptional regulator — protein MSTGHVLLGLLSRGQRHGYDLKRDHDARFPHAKPLAFGQVYASLDRLHRRGHVRPSAVQRVDGPDRTVYEITDAGRDELNSWLAAPEEPAAHVANPFALKVAIALLLDDEPRAAAYLRAQRAAHLRRMRELTAVKTREAATLEQVLAADYALAHLDADLRWMDAARDRMGTLKKELGA, from the coding sequence ATGTCGACGGGGCACGTGCTGCTGGGGCTGCTGAGCAGGGGGCAGCGGCACGGCTACGACCTGAAGCGGGACCATGACGCGCGGTTCCCGCACGCCAAGCCGCTGGCATTCGGCCAGGTCTACGCGTCGCTCGACCGGCTGCACCGCCGCGGGCACGTCCGCCCGTCGGCGGTGCAGCGGGTCGACGGGCCCGACCGCACCGTCTACGAGATCACCGACGCCGGACGCGACGAGCTGAACAGCTGGCTCGCTGCGCCCGAGGAGCCGGCTGCGCACGTCGCGAACCCGTTCGCGCTCAAGGTCGCCATCGCCCTGCTGCTCGACGACGAGCCGCGGGCCGCGGCATACCTGCGCGCGCAGCGGGCCGCCCACCTCCGGCGGATGCGCGAGCTGACCGCGGTCAAGACCCGGGAGGCTGCCACGCTCGAGCAGGTGCTCGCCGCCGACTACGCGCTGGCGCACCTCGACGCCGACCTGCGGTGGATGGACGCGGCACGGGACCGCATGGGAACACTCAAGAAGGAGCTGGGCGCATGA